CAATGGGTTACCGACTACGTTGTTCGCCATTCGATAACTCCCCTTTCGAAATCACATTCTACCGGTGACCATTTTCCTTCTTGTGTAAAACTCAACGCCATCTCTGCCGTTCGCATGCAAGTCTCCATAAAACGAGTCCTTCCATCCGGAAAACGGGAAGAACGCCATGGGTGCCGGAACGCCGATATTCACACCGAGCATGCCCGCATCAATTTCCTCTCGGAACTGACGAATTGCACTCGCGCTGTCGGTAAAAATGCAAGCGCCATTGGCAAACCGCGATTGATTCGCAAGTTCAATCGCTTCGTCCAATGAATTGACACGCACAATCGAGAGCACCGGCGCAAAGATTTCGTCTTGCCAAATCTTCATCCTTGTTGTGACATGGTCAAAAATTGTAGGCCCCACGAAATATCCAGCTCCCGCCACCTGGTCCTTGCGTCCGTCGCGGACAAGCGTTGCACCTTCCTCAATGCCCTTTTCAATGTAGTGAATCGTCCGCTCTAAATGGTTGGCGCGAATCACCGGACCGAGAAAGACGTCTTCCTCCAATCCATTCCCCAATTTCTTCTCGCTCGCCGCATCACGCAACTTTCGAACCAATTCGTCGCCAATCTCGCCAACCGCGACCACGACGGAACAGGCCATGCAGCGCTCTCCGGCTGATCCAAACGCAGCTGCGACAATTTGCTCCACCGCTGCGTCCAGATCTGCGTCAGGCAAGACGATGCTGTGATTCTTTGCACCGGCCAGCGCCTGCACGCGTTTACCGTGTGCAGCTGCCGTGCGATAGACGTATTCAGCCACCGGCTGCGATCCGACGAAGGAAATTGCCCGAACGCCCGGGTGCTCCAACAAACCATTTACGGCATCGTGCGCACCATGAACAATGTTCAGCACACCTTCCGGCAGACCGGCATCGGTAAACAGTTCAGCAAGCCGTTGCGCCAACAGCGGTGTGCGCTCCGAAGGTTTCAAAACGAACGTATTGCCGCAGGCAATCGCGAGCGGGAACATCCAGCAAGGAACCATCATCGGAAAATTGAACGGCGTAATCCCGCCGACGACGCCAATTGGATAGCGGTACATTCCAGAATCCAGCCCGGCCGCGATATCCGTCAATTGCGATCCCATCATCAGCGTCGGCGCACCTGCCGCGAATTCGACATTTTCAATGCCCCGCTGCACTTCGCCATATGCTTCTTTGAAACTCTTTCCGTTCTCGATGGTAATCAGGCGCGCGAGTTCGTCCCAGTGTTCAACCAGTAACTGCTGATAGCGAAACAATATCCGTGCGCGCTTCGGAACAGGTGTCTTACTCCAAGTTCGAAACGCGCTTGTCGCATGTGCGACCGCGTCATCGACATCCGCTCGCGTCGACAGTGGTACGCGCGCGATCATCTCGCCTGTCGCAGGATTTAGTACAGATTCAAACGCGTCCGACTGCGCATTCACCCATTGACCGCCAATGTAGTTTTTCAGTGTCCTCGTTCCGGCTGAAGTCGTTGTCATGGTACCGAACCCCTCCACACATCATCAGGCTGTATAAACTGCGCAAAACCATCTATGACCTCGAATGCGTCGCGGCAAACGCCGCACTGTACGCTTTTCGGTAGAGGCGCACAATCTCATCGTGACTAGGTACTTTCGGATTATTGGCGGGACTGCCGCTGGCAATGGCATCGGTGGCCATCTTGTCGAGTACCGCTTCAAACCGTTCCCTATCAATTCCCCACTGCTGCATATTAGGAATCGCCAAATCCGCGCACAGCTGTTCCAATTGCCGAACGACGGCATCCGCTACCTGTTCGTCAGAACTTACACCCTCATGGAGATGAAGGACACGGCCAATCTCGGCGAGGCGGTCCAGGCACGCTGCCTTTGAATATTCCATCACGGTCGACAAAAGCATCGCGTTAGACACGCCATGTGGCACATGAAACATCGCTCCGATCGGGCGCGACATGCCATGCACCAGACAAACCGACGCATTCGTAAACGCCATGCCAGCTTGCATCGCAGCAATGGACATCTCTTCTCGTGCGTCCAGGTCGTCTCCGTCCCTATACGCCTTGCCAATGTTGTTCACGATTTTTTCAATCGCAGACAAGGCTAACACGTCGGTCAGAGGCTGCCGGTGTCTGGAAATATAAGCCTCAATCGCGTGACACAGTGCGTCAATCCCCGTCGCCGCCGTCACATGGGGCGGGGAAGACAACGTCAATTCCGCGTCGACAATCGCGACCGCAGGAATCAACTCAGGCTGGCGAATCATCATCTTAATATCGTCTTTCGTATTCGTGATGACCGTGACGCTCGTCACTTCCGATCCCGTCCCCGCCGTCGTCGGAATCGCAATAAGCGGTATGGGTTTCTCCGTAAACGACTTTCGAAATGCCATGTAATCCCCGATATACCCATCGTTAACCGCCATCACGGCAATGGCTTTTGCCGTATCGATACAACTGCCACCACCAATGGCGACAACCAGGTCGCAATCGTTCTCGTTGAGAACGTAGAGCCCTTGTGCGACATACGTATCCGTCGGCTCCGTGTTCACCTCCGCATACAGCGCACACGCTATCCCGGCTTGTGTCAGCAACGCCTCCACGCGTCGCACGTAGCCCAGTTCCGACATGATTCGGTCACTCACAATCAGCGCCTTTGTCCCGAACCTCGGCGCCTCATCAGAAAGCGCCTGCAGTGATCCGCGACCAGAATAAATCACCTGGGGTACCCGAAACGCATTCGTCATTCCC
Above is a genomic segment from Alicyclobacillus acidoterrestris containing:
- a CDS encoding CoA-acylating methylmalonate-semialdehyde dehydrogenase — its product is MTTTSAGTRTLKNYIGGQWVNAQSDAFESVLNPATGEMIARVPLSTRADVDDAVAHATSAFRTWSKTPVPKRARILFRYQQLLVEHWDELARLITIENGKSFKEAYGEVQRGIENVEFAAGAPTLMMGSQLTDIAAGLDSGMYRYPIGVVGGITPFNFPMMVPCWMFPLAIACGNTFVLKPSERTPLLAQRLAELFTDAGLPEGVLNIVHGAHDAVNGLLEHPGVRAISFVGSQPVAEYVYRTAAAHGKRVQALAGAKNHSIVLPDADLDAAVEQIVAAAFGSAGERCMACSVVVAVGEIGDELVRKLRDAASEKKLGNGLEEDVFLGPVIRANHLERTIHYIEKGIEEGATLVRDGRKDQVAGAGYFVGPTIFDHVTTRMKIWQDEIFAPVLSIVRVNSLDEAIELANQSRFANGACIFTDSASAIRQFREEIDAGMLGVNIGVPAPMAFFPFSGWKDSFYGDLHANGRDGVEFYTRRKMVTGRM
- a CDS encoding iron-containing alcohol dehydrogenase; its protein translation is MGMTNAFRVPQVIYSGRGSLQALSDEAPRFGTKALIVSDRIMSELGYVRRVEALLTQAGIACALYAEVNTEPTDTYVAQGLYVLNENDCDLVVAIGGGSCIDTAKAIAVMAVNDGYIGDYMAFRKSFTEKPIPLIAIPTTAGTGSEVTSVTVITNTKDDIKMMIRQPELIPAVAIVDAELTLSSPPHVTAATGIDALCHAIEAYISRHRQPLTDVLALSAIEKIVNNIGKAYRDGDDLDAREEMSIAAMQAGMAFTNASVCLVHGMSRPIGAMFHVPHGVSNAMLLSTVMEYSKAACLDRLAEIGRVLHLHEGVSSDEQVADAVVRQLEQLCADLAIPNMQQWGIDRERFEAVLDKMATDAIASGSPANNPKVPSHDEIVRLYRKAYSAAFAATHSRS